A single Panthera tigris isolate Pti1 chromosome A3, P.tigris_Pti1_mat1.1, whole genome shotgun sequence DNA region contains:
- the DOK1 gene encoding docking protein 1 isoform X1 encodes MDGAVMEGPLFLQSQRFGTKRWRKTWAVLYPASPHGVARLEFFDHKGSGAGGGRGGSRRLDCKVIRLAECVSVAPVAVESPPEPGASAFRLDTAQRSHLLAADAPSSAAWVQTLCRNAFPKGSWALAPAENPPKLSALEMLENSLYSPTWEGSQFWVTVQRTEAAERCGLHGSYVLRVEAEKLTLLTIGAQGQILEPLLSWPYTLLRRYGRDKVMFSFEAGRRCPSGPGTFTFQTAQGNDIFQAVETAIHRQKVQGKDGQGQDSLRADSHEGEAAEGKLVSLPGPQELPGTPPALYAEPLDSLRIPSGPSQDSLYSDPLDSTPARAGEAAQLKKPLYWDLYQHVQQQLLKAKLTDPKEDPIYDEPEGLAPAALRGLYDLPQEPKDAWWCQARVKEEGYELPYNPATDDYEVPPPPRSTKPLLAPKPRGRPFPEPGVAAGGGGGGGGRGHSSDTVLYSQVQKSGGAPGSWDCGLSRAGAEGTKAKAESST; translated from the exons ATGGACGGGGCTGTGATGGAAGGGCCGCTCTTTTTGCAAAGTCAGCGTTTCGGTACCAAG agATGGAGGAAGACCTGGGCCGTGCTCTATCCTGCCAGTCCCCACGGCGTAGCGCGGCTCGAGTTCTTTGACCACAAGGGGTCGGGCGCTGGAGGGGGCCGAGGGGGCTCGCGCCGCCTGGACTGCAAGGTTATCCGTCTGGCAGAGTGTGTGAGCGTGGCCCCCGTGGCTGTGGAGAGCCCCCCTGAGCCCGGCGCTTCAGCTTTCCGCCTGGACACTGCGCAGCGCTCCCACCTGCTGGCGGCCGACGCGCCGTCCAGCGCCGCCTGGGTGCAAACGCTGTGCCGAAACGCCTTTCCG AAAGGCAGTTGGGCTCTGGCGCCTGCTGAGAACCCACCCAAGCTTTCTGCCTTGGAGATGCTGGAGAACTCGCTGTATAGCCCCACCTGGGAAG GATCCCAGTTCTGGGTAACCGTACAGAGGACTGAAGCCGCTGAGCGCTGTGGCCTGCATGGCTCCTATGTGCTGAGGGTGGAGGCTGAGAAGCTGACTCTCCTGACCATAGGGGCCCAGGGTCAGATACTGGAGCCACTCCTTTCCTGGCCTTATACTCTGTTGCGCCGCTATGGCCGGGACAAG gtcatgttctctttTGAGGCTGGCCGCCGCTGCCCTTCAGGCCCTGGAACCTTCACcttccagacagcacaggggaatgATATCTTTCAGGCGGTTGAAACTGCTATTCACCGGCAGAAGGTCCAGGGAAAGGATGGTCAAGGGCAGGACAGTCTCAGAGCCGATTCCCATGAAGGAGAAGCGGCAGAAGGGAAGTTGGTGTCCCTCCCTGGCCCTCAGGAACTCCCGGGCACTCCTCCGGCCCTGTATGCTGAACCCTTAGACTCACTGCGCATTCCTTCAGGCCCTTCCCAGGATTCCCTATACTCAGACCCCCTGGACAGCACCCCTGCTCGGGCAGGGGAGGCGGCACAGTTAAAGAAACCTCTTTACTGGGACTTGTACCAGCATGTGCAGCAGCAGTTGCTGAAGGCCAAGCTGACGGACCCCAAAGAGGACCCCATCTATGATGAACCTGAGGGCCTGGCCCCAGCTGCTCTCCGGGGCCTTTATGATTTGCCTCAGGAGCCCAAGGATGCATGGTGGTGCCAGGCTCGAGTGAAGGAGGAGGGCTACGAGCTCCCCTATAACCCTGCCACTGATGACTATGAAGTGCCACCGCCTCCTCGGAGCACAAAGCCCCTCCTGGCTCCCAAGCCCCGGGGCCGGCCCTTCCCTGAGCCTGGAGTTGCagctggtggtggtggcggtggcggtggcagAGGCCACAGTTCAGACACTGTCCTGTACAGCCAGGTCCAAAAGAGCGGTGGTGCCCCGGGGAGCTGGGACTGTGGGCTGTCCAGGGCAGGGGCTGAAGGGACCAAGGCCAAGGCAGAGAGCTCCACATGA
- the DOK1 gene encoding docking protein 1 isoform X3: MDGAVMEGPLFLQSQRFGTKRWRKTWAVLYPASPHGVARLEFFDHKGSGAGGGRGGSRRLDCKVIRLAECVSVAPVAVESPPEPGASAFRLDTAQRSHLLAADAPSSAAWVQTLCRNAFPKGSWALAPAENPPKLSALEMLENSLYSPTWEGHVLF, translated from the exons ATGGACGGGGCTGTGATGGAAGGGCCGCTCTTTTTGCAAAGTCAGCGTTTCGGTACCAAG agATGGAGGAAGACCTGGGCCGTGCTCTATCCTGCCAGTCCCCACGGCGTAGCGCGGCTCGAGTTCTTTGACCACAAGGGGTCGGGCGCTGGAGGGGGCCGAGGGGGCTCGCGCCGCCTGGACTGCAAGGTTATCCGTCTGGCAGAGTGTGTGAGCGTGGCCCCCGTGGCTGTGGAGAGCCCCCCTGAGCCCGGCGCTTCAGCTTTCCGCCTGGACACTGCGCAGCGCTCCCACCTGCTGGCGGCCGACGCGCCGTCCAGCGCCGCCTGGGTGCAAACGCTGTGCCGAAACGCCTTTCCG AAAGGCAGTTGGGCTCTGGCGCCTGCTGAGAACCCACCCAAGCTTTCTGCCTTGGAGATGCTGGAGAACTCGCTGTATAGCCCCACCTGGGAAG gtcatgttctctttTGA
- the DOK1 gene encoding docking protein 1 isoform X2 translates to MHRGQEATRGGGSYSSKGPELAQTLGTAWRELRGPRYCSSLYSRKAVGLWRLLRTHPSFLPWRCWRTRCIAPPGKVMFSFEAGRRCPSGPGTFTFQTAQGNDIFQAVETAIHRQKVQGKDGQGQDSLRADSHEGEAAEGKLVSLPGPQELPGTPPALYAEPLDSLRIPSGPSQDSLYSDPLDSTPARAGEAAQLKKPLYWDLYQHVQQQLLKAKLTDPKEDPIYDEPEGLAPAALRGLYDLPQEPKDAWWCQARVKEEGYELPYNPATDDYEVPPPPRSTKPLLAPKPRGRPFPEPGVAAGGGGGGGGRGHSSDTVLYSQVQKSGGAPGSWDCGLSRAGAEGTKAKAESST, encoded by the exons ATGCACCGGGGCCAAGAAGCGACGCGGGGTGGGGGCAGTTACAGCAGTAAAGGGCCTGAGCTGGCTCAGACCCTGGGAACAGCGTGGAGGGAATTGCGGGGTCCTCGATACTGTTCTTCTCTTTACTCCAGAAAGGCAGTTGGGCTCTGGCGCCTGCTGAGAACCCACCCAAGCTTTCTGCCTTGGAGATGCTGGAGAACTCGCTGTATAGCCCCACCTGGGAAG gtcatgttctctttTGAGGCTGGCCGCCGCTGCCCTTCAGGCCCTGGAACCTTCACcttccagacagcacaggggaatgATATCTTTCAGGCGGTTGAAACTGCTATTCACCGGCAGAAGGTCCAGGGAAAGGATGGTCAAGGGCAGGACAGTCTCAGAGCCGATTCCCATGAAGGAGAAGCGGCAGAAGGGAAGTTGGTGTCCCTCCCTGGCCCTCAGGAACTCCCGGGCACTCCTCCGGCCCTGTATGCTGAACCCTTAGACTCACTGCGCATTCCTTCAGGCCCTTCCCAGGATTCCCTATACTCAGACCCCCTGGACAGCACCCCTGCTCGGGCAGGGGAGGCGGCACAGTTAAAGAAACCTCTTTACTGGGACTTGTACCAGCATGTGCAGCAGCAGTTGCTGAAGGCCAAGCTGACGGACCCCAAAGAGGACCCCATCTATGATGAACCTGAGGGCCTGGCCCCAGCTGCTCTCCGGGGCCTTTATGATTTGCCTCAGGAGCCCAAGGATGCATGGTGGTGCCAGGCTCGAGTGAAGGAGGAGGGCTACGAGCTCCCCTATAACCCTGCCACTGATGACTATGAAGTGCCACCGCCTCCTCGGAGCACAAAGCCCCTCCTGGCTCCCAAGCCCCGGGGCCGGCCCTTCCCTGAGCCTGGAGTTGCagctggtggtggtggcggtggcggtggcagAGGCCACAGTTCAGACACTGTCCTGTACAGCCAGGTCCAAAAGAGCGGTGGTGCCCCGGGGAGCTGGGACTGTGGGCTGTCCAGGGCAGGGGCTGAAGGGACCAAGGCCAAGGCAGAGAGCTCCACATGA